The segment TCTTTCTTGTTGTTTCCGACGTATTTTTTAATCTGGTCTCACTCTTCAATGGTGGATAGGTCATTAAGCACGATCAGACACCTCTTGTCATTCACATATCCATTGAATTCGTGAGCTAAATCTTGGTTATCTATCTTCTCTGCCTCCAACAGATCTTCAACCCCTTTAGCTGCATGAAACTGATTCACTAAGCTCTGGATGAAGCCTTTTGGACTAAAAGGATGCATCACCCTCATCCAtgctcactacgtgaaaaaaggcCATGGGTGACGAGTGATAACcttcatcagtgacaggtcctGCACCTGTCACCCAAAaggcgtcactgatgactagttataagtgacgggtaaggacccgTCAACAATGAGATCATATGTGAGGGGTAAattagttacccgtcacttatgtgtgaacataagtgacgggtaaccttttgacccgtcacttatgacattcTATATAGCTCATGGGAGAccatataagtgacgagtaaagaatttacccgtcacttatctGAATACATAACATGAAAGACCATACAGGTAACtcattcacccatcacttatgtctttctcacCAGCACATGAaagaatacataagtgacgggtaacttctTTACACATCACTTGTGTGTAGATTACCCTGCTAGATTGTCCTACTTCCTGGCTGCATCATGGAGCGTAGCCGGGATTTGGTagtcgtcttctccctgcaaacaacaacaacacatccaaatccatatcgacaaacacacttcattacagaatcacaaaggttacaaagtttagaccaattcattacagaatcacaaatgttataaAGTTTTGTttaactcatattacataaaatTTACCTCACAACCTGGGGACTCTATAGTAGAACTCGCTatgtgggctgatgacttcagacactaTGAACTCGGCGATCTGTCGTTGAATCTCCGGAAGTACACTGTCATGGAAAAAAAGAGCGTCAAATTGAcatgtaaccaatgtcatgttactatagaattaaactaattactgaaattagttatgaataatctcacattgaacttacatcgggggatttgagatccttcatgcggagcatgaggagcatgttccatgcaacatagaatccgcaggcgttgcccggtggttggtggtggtaCTGCTGAACaaaaaatttagtgttagatcaaaagggaaaaaaaatagcaacagagagcatttggtaatctgttaggtagcacttaccgcgaacccggtcttgtgtgtcagtatGCGGCTGTCTTTCgcgttgtagtcaggttgagctacaagcataaagagggatcgattagaaAGTATTTgaagttagaaaagttaaatatgtaaactaagttagGCAAAACTTACGCGTCGATGAGTCCTTTTACAGCGTTGTAATTACACTGTCTAAGTTTATCTTTTGGTCTTACTAATCTTGACGAGTCAAGGTAGAATACCAAGTTCCACCTGAAGGAAATAACCAGTAAGATCTAATAGCTATCGGTATTGTGGGCGCCTAACAGGTAGTTCATTttagaatattgttgcattgccctagccacatggTCCGTAGCGTAGTCGGGGTGTAGTtagatgaccgatattgtaatggccttagggtcaagaaatacaatggacgccttgttcttctttgtttctttcatcaagtgtctacagataagaacacagttagattcaagacttagtgatattaattaatgaatatccagtttcaatggacttacaatgtgaataTCCTTAATAACGATACGtctaggccatcaaggttgaagatgtcatataagtcattgaaacccacaatgaattAGCCATCATCATTACTTATAAGTGTCATCGTTTGTACTATACGACTATGGATGTGGCATTACTGTCTCTAGaagcctgcatgtagtaattatgcaggtcgacacatgcttttcccgcccttgTTATACCATCTGCcgtcatcatgggcttcccatattggaattttgtGTTGTTCTGTGTCCACGCTACTCCAATGTTCGTGGACTTCTTCGCTGGTACAATGGACTTTGACCTCTCCAGTAGGTGTTTCTTAGAGTCTTTTTTCTTGacctcatttttcttcttttttgggctcttTGGAGGAGACAGCATTGGAGCTAAAAGCGAGGTGGCCGGATGCGGAGGATAAGGTAGCGAAGACGGCTTCTCTGAAGGAGAGAACCTGCCTTCTCTGGAAGCGAGGGGTGCAACGGCGATGCACTTGACgctcgtccagactgggatgcactggagaccatgatgtcgcccctcttccactggatcctttgacgaagagcttcagctggagttgtgacttcatcattagggggagctccaacacgtgatcggtggcattgctatgtaccatgtccaccgtaaccacggCGTAGCCATCACGTATTGAGACTGTATGTAGATGTCTGGAAGCACCTGCCCCTTGCAAACTCGATGAGATACCCGACatgcctgattacaaggctgcagggtgTGGGCctttctagcaggtcaatcgtatctGGCTCAGTCATGACagtagctacttgttgctcgatCTCCTTGGAGGTGCAACTACTCTTCCCCACAGCTCCGGGACTAGTTTCCTGTGGCATGAaaatatctattccctttgTTGCAAGCTGTCCTATGATGGTTGTATAAACTTTCCGGGTGATGTcatgtgtcaatgcatccacgtccactgcatccgacctcttcctcttatTGTACATCCCGAGGTCTTgaggaaagccgtatttccagccctaggaaTTGGATTCACCTTGCACTTGACCAGAGTGCTCCCGGTTTCCCAATGccactgagagaacatcatgttccctgaccctgttgaaagaaccttggctggaTTCAGCtgacttttcttttactttttcttcgACTGTCTAAGTTTCactatttctgaatgtgatttccctgctttcggacagctcaccccttacACGCAAATATGACCATGATCATCCTAGGAATtggaaccaaggattctcgcgggcTTCTCTGGCTAATTTTTCATTCTCTGTCTGCTATTTGGCCCTTTTCCCAGCTTACCCGGTTGCACTGGTCCTGTGGTTATGCTTGTTCCTAGTACGAagttgcttcttctcctcactctcctttttgaactgctctgagctcttcatctgcacaaaagcatcccaatctttctctttcaagtgcttatATCTCTTGAAgggcgccacccctttagcaaagtaccgattcacaagcttgctcttaaagctttggtGAAGTTTCACGACCGTTTTTATTGTTGCATTGACCACAGCGATGGTTTGACGCTCACTCATatttccagggtactccagataatccttgacgacattattgaacaagtcccttTTAGCTTCATCACTAAGGTcttcgaacttagtcgttattagCACCCTAttccgagcaatgagccctgcgaccctccGGAATCTATCCAGGGTATTTTCATCCGTAGGTAGCCCATCAGCATCGATTCCcatgacggtaaccttgtctgtcggccactgtgtttgtgaccttgcctTTCGGGCTCGTGTaccactaccagctgtctggcttAGACACTGCGCTTccaccatctagagagaaaacaagggaagttgacataaaaaaaaatattcctccattcaacaagtataaaatacaTTAAgtcatatcaatacctctttggTGGGATTATATTCTTTGTCACTTGCCTGACGTCGGCTCTcctatcaatacctcttcggcaggATTGTATTCTCCATCACTTGCCCGACGTCGGCTCTCCCGCATCGGTGATAGGTTAGGGCTCGAGCTGTGATACCAGCTTTCGCTGCTGCtggaggaggacgtcgggtgTAGGTTTGGGCTCCTatctgccccatcttgtgccggggcaacatctagtgctagcatcctctgtgcttttggtttctcaggggtgacagtcctcttctactccatggtttcttagagaaaagaaaaagaattaagGTTAAGAACATGAATCAAGCTAATATATAAATCTAACTAGCCATGTAAAGTATAGATGTATATCATCCGGCTTTTTGTATCCTTTGGAGTTGAGGtctctgtgtgtgtgtttaTTTGCAACTGACAAAGCTACTCACAAGCTGCTTGCCAGATGGGAGAAGGGATCCCATGAGTATGTGAAGTAAGACCACACATCAAATCGCTACATAACTCATTAGAAAATGGGGAGACTCATTAGACAACTACAAAACTATGAGGAAGCTCCAACTATAGCAATGGATGACAATTTCTATTTCATAATTTAAAAAGATACATAATTTACTAAGCCTACCAATAATTGAGCTTACCATAAAGAGCCAAGACTCCAGCTTGCAAAGGTGAGCTTCCACCAATTTATGCCATTTGCATATTATTCATTCTCTGCTCATTAGAAATTTTACAACTTCATCAAACTTAGACATGTTGTTCATAGCGATACAAGTTCCATTGTGTCCCTAGAACACATCCCTCGGAAAACTAAAATCCAGTTTGTACATTTATGTAACACATATAATGAACTTCGATAAACCCAAAATGCACTCTCCCAAGAATCTCTTCAACTAACCCCATTTTTTCATTAAACATTTTTCGAGTAAAAATTGGTGATCATGCATTAGAGATTAGCCCATAATTTTGTTCACTGAATGGGACATTCCAAATGGTTCCCTAAGTAGCTAGTCTACTTAAATATCAGTTCAGCATTTTGCCTCACTAGGAAAGTTGCTACACAACAAGACAAATGTAGGATTCTTGCCGATACCATAGCATACATCAACAATTTCATGCTGGTTTGCAAGTGTCGATCTGAAATGGATGTTATTTGGTCATGCCTATTGATTATATTCAAACCTTTCCCTTTATGTTATAAATTCATGTATGCACCTAGTTAATAATCAAGCTTTATAAAGATGTTGTTGGAAACCATTGTTGTTTTGTTAAAAGAAATTCCTAAAATACTGACAAGGTCATTGCATCTTGGCTAGAATACTGACAAGGTCAATACTTTACTCATATATGTTTCGTTGGCTTGGTATTTCTTTCCGGTTCATCTTTCTGAGTACACTACTATTCTATACCagtttatttttgcaatttggtACTACTACACTCAATTTTTCATCTGGAGCACTGATGGTTTTATGTTTGCACTGCAGACAAAGCTGCTTCGGTACCCAACGTCAGACAAAGCAAGGAACACCAATCCTAAATCCAATCGGATCCCCAAAATTAGAGTGTGACACAATGATGCTTACCTTATGCGCTCTACGGTCGGGGACGAGGAGGCTGGGGTGGTGCGTCGGAGACGGGGAGGAGACCGGGCTGCACGAGCGGAGACAGGGAGGAGATCGGGCTGTGCGTCAGAGACAGGGAGGTGGCCGGGCGGTGTGTCAAAGATAAGGAGGAGGTCGGGTAGCGCGTCGGAGAcaaggttcacgttaccgaccgaagctcggtaaccgagctgcGGTGGTAACCGCGATAACCACTCGAATTTTGAATAAATTTCGGACAAAATTcgtttgaaaaaatttaaattttgggaaaaaattcgTGAATTTAGCATctcggtaaccgatcgaattggaccggttaccgagcgattttctcgatttattgagcggttttctcgaatttttcatATTGTTGGTAACCACTCGGTTCTgttgatttatcgagcggttttctcgattttcagtgaagttcaataaaaaacccaaaaattatctcaatcttgtaaaatcaataactaatgcatctgagcttcaaatcaagtgaaacaaattttattggtttccttgtaacatgatctacatgataaaagtatttatactcataaaaaaattcaaaactttctgtgagaaaatgtatttgttaaaccaagttaaattcatagtttactctttgataataaaaaatcatgaaactaattttttttagtcttcttacatgatcctatatcatttaaaaatacatgaactcatgaattagttattgtaacatgcaggattatgtaaatatattgcgactagattaattcataactgacccatcacaccccaaaaattagtgaaaccacttttattagtttatttatactattatttatgtgggaaaaataatagtagacatgaaaaagttattacagtgctgtttcttaacgtattcactttatgcttgtgaacattgtaaaaatcatagagaaattaataaaactctaaataaagtgaaatcaattttaaagatcttcTTAAGATACATTttgcacaagaaaaatatgtgtttgtatgttaagtttttccttaacatgagttaataactgagccgcacgcttcaacttttttcatttttttttttcaaacttcctccttgtagaatatgatgcaaacgacattatttttgaaaaaaaattcacagaatgtcttagaattgtgtctagttttttttacgttttttttattttttattttttttttaattttttgaattcaaattcggttaccgtttggtttctgaaaccgagccggCCGAGATGCCCGGCTATCGCGAATTTTTGTCGAGTACCAATGAACTTTTGAACCTTGGTCAGAGACGGGGAGGAGATCGGGTGGCGCGAGCATGCtgggacttaggcaaaatgacatGGAGGGTGGGATTGAGCCTATATACACAtatggtcataagtgatgggtaaagacttccacccgtcacttatgataaccACTTGTCACTTATAATACAagataggtgacgggtgatactttCAACTCATCACCTATTACGTACGACAAATGACGGGTGAATCGTATCACATGTCACATTTTTCTTCATGACCTGTCACCTATCACTTTGACAGCAGTCCTCATTCAAATTCATAAattgttatttataattttacacttgattcaaattcaaaaccatCTAACTTGTTATCTATAAGCAAAcacttaatattacaaattcgtCATTAAtactacaaatttaatatacataaatgcaaatttgacattaatattacaaatttttcactcaaattcaaatttgctaTTTTTAGATATcctcgtgtacttctccttacattAGGATATTGGGGCGTCTTGGAATCCTAcacaaattcctagaatttcgcaaactcaccattgttatactcgtcgtgccgctcgacatcccgcaccatctggtccacattctccacaaaatcctcgagatcattatcattgaaacctaatatgtcctcgtccCTAAGATCATAATCCATTTTACCAGATGTAAGTCTTTGATCTACACTATGGGCATGGAggccccgatccatctctccctcgttaaatCTTTCCTCACCATATTTGTTTCAACATGTacaattctctttaaatccacgcataaTCAAGTGTGCATAGACATTCTCTGGTTTTGGGaatttcttatcattcttgcaatcgCGATATGGACAATAAATTGttgttttaccatgatctttcatatctgcCAAAGTatcactcatgaaatacttcaccccgctcaggtactccgtacAAGTACGGGTCTCAagatacatccaacttctatccgccatctacaattaatataaaaatattcattcttcattaataattaccttaattatgtgattaaacATGAGATTACAAATTTCAtataattacactagatctgtggcatctcgtgATAGATCGGGCAaatctagtatcaaatctaacataaacacaactcacttgtactaagattttggataaagatgcaaaacgatcgattacaactcaaagcacaagaAATCTACCAATTAAggtttagaggaggagaggatatggggagatgcaaaccttcaaagacctagtacaaattcaaatttcaaatcaacaagatattaaaGAGTCTCTAGCGGAACCGAAGAAAATCGCTAGCTACTGTGCGCGTAGTACTATTCAATAATTGTTCGGTGCGCAGTAGCTGATCAGCTCTTATAATAGATCTGAGTAATAAGTGGCAAGTTATAAgattatccgtcacttattactggcACAGAGAGACTCGTCACCTAtatcaagtcataagtgatgggtcgtaacacgATCCGgtacttatgactggtgcagagagatccgtcacttatgaccagattataagtgacgggtcatcataTATGTAACCTCGAATTGAGACCAGATATATGTccctttttcacgtagtggctCGGACCGGAAATTTGCTTTGGACATCTGGATTCTCGTAAGCCGCCCTGATGATGGACGTTTGGGCCATATCACTATTTGTTCCCCCACACAGTGATCACTTTAAGATCCTCGTCCTCGTTGTTGATCAGTTGGACGAGATCCACACGTTGATTGTCCTGCTTCGCGGCACGCCTTGCATCGTCGACGCAGAATATCGCTCCAGCAATAGAGCTAGACTGCTCAGCGGTGGTGGCGGTAGCCTTGGAGCCGGATCCCTTGATGAGACGGTAGCGAACATTCCTCTGGCTCACGTCCTCTACCTTGGCCCTGAGCTCCTTCATCTGCTTGGCCACACGGCGCTGCTCAAGCAGCGTGCGAGGAAATAGCCACCTAGATGGCTTCCCAAGATGAACGCCAAAACCCTGGAGGCAGTCCTCGGCGTCGTAGGCCACGTCACGGACCTGCTTCACCCAGGTCTTGATCACCTTGTTGTCATCTCGCTCGTTGTGTGCTGCCATCATGAAAAACTGcatcatctcaacctcatcacgGATGAATCGCTGGATACCGAGCTGCAAGGCCAGCGCTCCATTCAGCACGGACTTGCTCACGCTCAGCGCTGTCGCCTCCAAAGCTCTGCTAGCTGATTTGTGGCAGAGCTGATGCTCATACGCCTGATGACAGATCTACGTATACCAGAGGAAGCAAGTCAGCAACACAAGGCCTGAATTTAACTACGATAGCAGGTAAAATGTAATGCGGGAAAGGAGAAATGGTCATTGAAAACATGTTCACCTCCCAGATCAATAATTCGCCTGCTAGGCATCAAGCTGATCACTTCACCGTTTGATCTTAAAGTGGGCTGAGCTGCCAGAACAGCGATGCCTCAACGACCCTCCATATAGCAGAGACGAATCGGATACCGTCACCTTGTGGTTGTTGGAGTTGCGACTCGGGAGCAAAGCTTGCACGGCTGCATTATTGGTCCTTTGGAACAGCCGCTTTCTGGGCAAAATACACGGGCGTGGGCATAAGCTtctctgcatgcatgcgtggacaaaataaagaaagaaaaaaaggtcaGTTGCCTGTGCATCCGCAGGAGTGCATGCATGCGAGGGATTTTCCCCAGGCGTCTCTTTTCGTCGGGCACGTAGCTAAGGGCACAAACCACACAGCCTCGTCCTTGCCCAAATCTGGGTCCATGCTCATCATATCTGATAGATCTATCATGTTAATTGTGTGGAGAATAATGTTGCATAAATGAGCCAGAAAAGGAGACGGACCAAGTGATCACGAACTTGAGATCTAGGTAGTAAAAACGATCTAATCCTTGTTGagagaaaattataaaaaataaatacgatGTTATTTTCACCGGAGTCATACTAATCCATAGGAATAGTCATTTTAGGCCGATCGAATCGCTTCGATTGTGGAACCAAACTCGTCCTTTTTAACTTTGAACTTAAAGGTTATTAAAGATGAAACTTCTTTATTTACTTGTCTATCTTTTTGTAGAACTTCTGCTACATGGTTTTGATCTAGCACTTCTAACTATGTATCAATTAATATTTGGtggttttatttttttctctattttcccGCAAAAGTGTAGTACCAAGGACTGTATATCCTTAATATTTAGCTTTTTCTCTATTAAAAAAGGTATGTTTACTAGTCAAATAAAATTACTACGCCATATGGATAGTAGGCATACAAAGTGTAGCATAGTAGTTTTCAAAATTACATAGTTATACATcatattgaacttttctatTACAATTCTCAAAACAGCACGTCCAGACAGCTTATGGAATTGTCATGAAGTTGGATTCCACATACATGTTTCTTTTATGATACAAACAACTGAATTGAAGCACAACTCAAATCTAATTCAGCCTAAAATGGAATTGACTCTCCAATTCCTCAGGTCCAATTCATTTCAGGAACCAAACGGAGTTAG is part of the Phragmites australis chromosome 12, lpPhrAust1.1, whole genome shotgun sequence genome and harbors:
- the LOC133886801 gene encoding uncharacterized protein LOC133886801, which gives rise to MMQFFMMAAHNERDDNKVIKTWVKQVRDVAYDAEDCLQGFGVHLGKPSRWLFPRTLLEQRRVAKQMKELRAKVEDVSQRNVRYRLIKGSGSKATATTAEQSSSIAGAIFCVDDARRAAKQDNQRVDLVQLINNEDEDLKVITVWGNK